One genomic window of Polyangium aurulentum includes the following:
- the guaB gene encoding IMP dehydrogenase, giving the protein MLDDKLRDCLTFDDVLLVPAYSEVLPNQVDVRTRLTKRIPLNIPLLSAAMDSVTEGRTAIAMARAGGIGIIHKNLTPAQQAREVERVKRAESGMITTPVTVRPDQSLRDALAVMNEHDISGVPVVENDTPVGILTARDIRFEKKLDQPVSALMTRELVTVPPGVSNERAKELLHAHRIEKLLVVEAGKLVGLITIKDLLQADRNPDANKDEAGRLRVGAALGPGPDSDERAEALVAAGVDVLVVDTAHGHSRGVLDAVKKIKKRFPQTDLVAGNIATAEAVEALVDAGADAVKVGIGPGSICTTRVVAGVGVPQITAISDCARAAERHGIPIIADGGIKYSGDVTKAIAAGAWSVMIGSLFAGTDEAPGDLVLYQGRSYKVYRGMGSLGAMKRGSKDRYGQGGAADEKLVPEGIEGRVPYRGSLASNVFQLVGGLRSGMGYTGSATITELRQKARFVRITSQGLRESHVHDVIVTEEAPNYRA; this is encoded by the coding sequence ATGCTCGACGACAAGCTGCGCGATTGCCTCACCTTCGACGATGTCCTGCTCGTCCCGGCGTACAGCGAGGTGCTGCCGAACCAGGTCGACGTGCGGACGCGGCTCACCAAGCGGATCCCGCTGAACATCCCGCTCCTCAGCGCGGCGATGGACTCGGTGACCGAGGGGCGCACGGCCATCGCGATGGCGCGCGCCGGCGGCATCGGCATCATCCACAAGAACCTCACGCCCGCGCAGCAGGCGCGCGAGGTCGAACGCGTCAAGCGCGCCGAGAGCGGGATGATCACGACCCCCGTCACGGTGCGCCCGGATCAGTCGCTGCGCGACGCGCTCGCGGTGATGAACGAGCACGACATCAGCGGCGTGCCCGTCGTCGAGAACGACACGCCCGTCGGCATCCTGACCGCGCGCGACATCCGCTTCGAGAAGAAGCTCGATCAGCCCGTCAGCGCGCTCATGACGCGCGAGCTCGTCACCGTGCCGCCCGGCGTCTCGAACGAGCGCGCGAAGGAGCTGCTGCACGCGCACCGCATCGAGAAGCTGCTCGTCGTGGAGGCGGGCAAGCTCGTTGGACTCATCACGATCAAGGACCTCCTGCAGGCCGACCGGAACCCGGACGCCAACAAGGACGAGGCTGGCCGGCTGCGCGTCGGCGCGGCGCTCGGCCCGGGCCCCGACTCCGACGAGCGCGCCGAGGCCCTGGTCGCGGCGGGCGTCGACGTGCTCGTGGTCGACACGGCGCACGGCCACTCGCGCGGCGTGCTCGACGCGGTGAAGAAGATCAAGAAGCGCTTCCCGCAGACGGATCTCGTCGCGGGGAACATCGCGACGGCCGAGGCGGTGGAGGCGCTCGTCGACGCGGGCGCGGACGCGGTGAAGGTCGGCATCGGACCGGGCAGCATCTGCACGACGCGCGTGGTCGCGGGCGTGGGCGTGCCGCAGATCACGGCCATCAGCGACTGCGCGCGCGCGGCCGAGCGGCACGGGATCCCCATCATCGCCGACGGCGGCATCAAGTACTCGGGCGACGTCACCAAGGCGATCGCGGCGGGCGCGTGGAGCGTGATGATCGGCTCGCTCTTCGCGGGCACCGACGAGGCGCCGGGCGATCTCGTGCTCTACCAGGGCCGCAGCTACAAGGTGTACCGCGGCATGGGCTCGCTCGGCGCGATGAAGCGCGGCTCGAAGGACCGCTACGGTCAAGGCGGCGCCGCGGACGAGAAGCTCGTGCCCGAGGGCATCGAGGGCCGCGTGCCCTACCGCGGCTCGCTCGCGTCGAACGTCTTCCAGCTCGTGGGCGGCCTGCGCTCGGGCATGGGCTACACGGGCAGCGCGACCATCACCGAGCTGCGCCAGAAGGCGCGCTTCGTCCGCATCACCTCGCAAGGCCTGCGCGAGAGCCACGTGCACGACGTCATCGTCACCGAAGAGGCGCCGAACTACCGCGCCTAG
- a CDS encoding serine/threonine protein kinase, producing the protein MAAPDAGLLPTGKIFHDHYEVVRCISTGAMGAVYEVIDQKTLRRRALKVMLPSIVAQPEMRQRFKLEATITADIVSEHIVETFDADVDAATGAPFLVMELLRGDDLANVLGSRRRLEPREVVLILSQAARALDKTHAHGIVHRDLKPENIFITYRDDGSPRVKLLDFGIAKVAASTAKEGKQQTINLGTPPYMSPEQIMGEGTIDHRADLYALAHIAYALLVGEPYWLEESRKLVLYTLLLRICEGAKEPASVRAQRYGATLPPAFDAWFQKATALTPARRFDRASEQVLTLAEVLGVPLETRPVRASAPDWELDSLQLSRSGLWRLGGSASNRPAAMIESVGGPTGGRISAVPQGPRSEQSWARPDPTPHALPVTAPPPAKEEPTKRRALWLVALALVFVSLVVAAVLVKGVLVPSGAPSAAAPPEATTATAAVSPAPSPSVEAAAPAVASSASTRSASPAVPTSGRLPSAGKPRPTSTGTTTRKTQPSKPSNYDPLREL; encoded by the coding sequence TTGGCGGCACCGGATGCGGGGCTCCTGCCCACGGGCAAGATCTTCCACGACCATTACGAGGTCGTGCGGTGCATCAGCACCGGCGCCATGGGTGCGGTCTACGAGGTCATCGACCAGAAGACCCTGCGCCGCCGCGCTCTGAAGGTGATGCTGCCGAGCATCGTCGCGCAGCCCGAGATGCGGCAGCGCTTCAAGCTCGAGGCGACGATCACCGCGGACATCGTCAGCGAGCACATCGTCGAGACCTTCGACGCCGACGTCGACGCCGCGACGGGCGCGCCCTTCCTCGTGATGGAGCTTCTGCGGGGCGACGACCTCGCGAACGTCCTCGGCTCCCGCCGCCGCCTCGAGCCGCGCGAGGTCGTGCTCATCCTCTCGCAGGCCGCGCGCGCGCTCGACAAGACCCACGCCCACGGCATCGTCCACCGGGATCTGAAGCCCGAGAACATCTTCATCACCTACCGCGACGACGGCTCGCCGCGCGTGAAGCTGCTCGACTTCGGCATCGCGAAGGTCGCCGCGTCGACCGCGAAGGAAGGCAAGCAGCAGACGATCAACCTCGGGACACCGCCGTACATGTCGCCCGAGCAGATCATGGGCGAGGGCACGATCGATCATCGCGCCGACCTCTACGCGCTCGCCCACATCGCCTACGCGCTGCTCGTCGGAGAGCCCTACTGGCTCGAGGAGAGCAGAAAGCTCGTGCTCTACACGCTGCTCTTGCGCATCTGCGAGGGCGCGAAGGAGCCCGCCAGCGTCCGCGCGCAGCGCTACGGAGCCACGCTGCCTCCCGCGTTCGACGCCTGGTTCCAGAAGGCCACCGCGCTCACGCCCGCCCGCCGCTTCGATCGCGCCTCCGAGCAGGTGCTCACGCTGGCCGAGGTCCTCGGCGTGCCCCTCGAGACGCGCCCTGTCCGCGCGTCGGCGCCCGACTGGGAGCTCGACTCGCTGCAGCTGTCGCGCAGCGGGCTCTGGAGGCTCGGCGGATCCGCCTCGAATCGCCCCGCGGCGATGATCGAGTCCGTTGGAGGTCCCACGGGCGGCCGGATCTCGGCGGTTCCGCAGGGACCCCGCTCCGAGCAGTCCTGGGCGAGGCCCGATCCCACGCCGCACGCGCTGCCGGTCACCGCGCCGCCCCCCGCGAAGGAGGAGCCGACCAAGCGGCGCGCGCTCTGGCTCGTCGCGCTCGCCCTGGTCTTCGTCAGCCTCGTCGTCGCCGCCGTGCTCGTGAAGGGCGTGCTCGTGCCGTCCGGCGCGCCGTCCGCGGCTGCGCCGCCCGAGGCGACGACAGCGACCGCAGCGGTCTCTCCGGCGCCGAGCCCTTCGGTCGAAGCTGCGGCTCCCGCCGTCGCGTCTTCCGCGTCCACTCGGTCTGCCTCGCCAGCGGTCCCGACCTCGGGCAGACTGCCCTCCGCGGGCAAGCCGAGGCCGACGTCGACCGGCACGACGACCCGGAAGACCCAGCCCTCGAAGCCCAGCAACTATGACCCGCTCCGAGAGCTCTGA
- a CDS encoding PEGA domain-containing protein: MTRSESSEPSAPVQTSGSASPSARRASRALALALAALLLSPSASAADQNPSVPDPAAAALFQSGRDLLDRGKWEEACSKFEASMILYPATSTLLNIARCYERKGKIALAWSAYQRALVLNRETQGEERKRALEEVAKKGLAAVEPRLPRIKLALRGTPAGLRVTHNGQDVPAAMLSTVIPVDPGPQSITAEAPGYMPFQRTVDVDEGELEEVPIVLERGDEGGGAGSGPRIPTWAWVAGAGGIALLAGSAAFRVDQAYAEGLQRGWCRDDLSGGCPAKSTKFDVDANNARKNRDFALFASLGSAGVLALGAAIVGIVTAHTAKPSAKSSAMITPWIGPGSVGGGIGGRF, encoded by the coding sequence ATGACCCGCTCCGAGAGCTCTGAGCCGAGCGCCCCCGTACAGACCTCCGGGAGCGCCTCGCCATCCGCGCGCCGGGCTTCACGCGCTCTCGCCCTCGCCCTCGCTGCGCTGCTCCTCTCGCCGAGCGCGAGCGCCGCCGACCAGAACCCGTCGGTCCCCGATCCTGCCGCGGCCGCGCTCTTTCAGAGCGGTCGCGATCTGCTCGATCGCGGCAAGTGGGAGGAGGCGTGCTCCAAGTTCGAGGCGAGCATGATCCTCTACCCGGCGACGAGCACGCTGCTCAACATCGCGCGATGTTACGAGCGCAAAGGGAAGATCGCCCTCGCCTGGTCGGCTTACCAGCGTGCGCTCGTGCTCAATCGGGAGACGCAGGGCGAGGAGCGCAAGAGGGCGCTCGAGGAGGTCGCGAAGAAGGGCCTCGCCGCCGTGGAGCCGCGCCTGCCGCGCATCAAGCTCGCGCTGCGGGGAACGCCGGCGGGGCTGCGCGTCACGCACAACGGTCAGGACGTGCCCGCGGCCATGCTCAGCACGGTCATCCCCGTGGATCCTGGGCCGCAGTCGATCACGGCCGAGGCGCCCGGCTACATGCCGTTCCAGCGCACCGTCGACGTGGACGAGGGCGAGCTCGAAGAGGTCCCGATCGTGCTCGAGCGCGGCGACGAGGGCGGCGGCGCCGGGAGCGGACCGCGCATCCCGACGTGGGCGTGGGTGGCCGGCGCGGGTGGGATCGCGCTGCTCGCGGGGAGCGCGGCGTTCCGCGTCGATCAAGCCTACGCCGAGGGCCTGCAGCGCGGCTGGTGCCGTGACGATCTTTCGGGCGGCTGCCCCGCCAAGTCGACGAAGTTCGACGTCGACGCGAACAACGCGCGCAAAAACCGTGATTTTGCGCTCTTCGCGAGCCTCGGGAGCGCGGGCGTGCTCGCGCTCGGCGCGGCGATCGTCGGCATCGTGACCGCACACACGGCGAAGCCCTCGGCGAAATCTTCGGCCATGATCACGCCCTGGATCGGGCCAGGCAGCGTGGGCGGTGGGATCGGAGGTCGTTTCTGA
- the selD gene encoding selenide, water dikinase SelD: protein MSVRLTQVAKRAGCAAKHPPGYLFPLLRGLPPLADPNVLIGSNTADDAAVYRVNDELALVLTTDFFTPVVDDPYDFGAVAAANALSDVYAMGGKPLTALNLVGFPDDTLEASVLAEILRGGAEKAREAGIDLVGGHTIKTDEPIYGLAVTGTVHPDRVVSNAGGKPGDLLVLTKPLGIGILTTAAKQNKDTLGAIGTAITLMKTLNREPCEAMTTVGVHAATDVTGFGLLGHLRNVVAASGCAATVWLDEVPVVDAAWTYVREGIAPGGTHANWRYLNEHVTYDDGIDKTAQLVLSDAQTSGGLLIAVEPAKAEALLEGLTHRGTPAHQIVGMLEQGQAGKIRVKAKRG from the coding sequence ATGTCGGTCCGACTCACCCAGGTCGCCAAGCGCGCGGGCTGCGCGGCGAAGCACCCGCCGGGCTACCTTTTTCCGCTGCTGCGCGGGCTGCCGCCGCTCGCGGACCCGAACGTGCTCATCGGCAGCAACACGGCCGACGACGCGGCCGTCTACCGGGTCAACGACGAGCTGGCGCTCGTGCTCACCACCGACTTCTTCACGCCCGTCGTCGACGATCCGTACGACTTCGGCGCCGTCGCCGCCGCCAACGCGCTCTCCGACGTGTACGCGATGGGCGGCAAGCCGCTCACGGCGCTCAACCTGGTCGGCTTCCCCGACGACACGCTCGAGGCCTCCGTGCTCGCCGAGATCCTCCGCGGCGGCGCCGAGAAGGCGCGCGAGGCCGGGATCGATCTCGTTGGAGGTCACACGATCAAGACGGACGAGCCGATCTACGGCCTCGCCGTGACGGGCACCGTGCACCCCGACCGCGTGGTCTCGAACGCGGGGGGCAAGCCGGGCGATCTGCTCGTGCTCACCAAGCCCCTCGGCATCGGGATCCTGACGACCGCGGCCAAGCAGAACAAGGACACGCTCGGCGCGATCGGCACGGCCATCACGCTGATGAAGACGCTGAACCGCGAGCCGTGCGAGGCGATGACCACGGTGGGCGTGCACGCGGCGACGGACGTGACCGGCTTCGGGCTGCTCGGGCACCTGCGCAACGTGGTCGCGGCGAGCGGCTGCGCGGCGACGGTCTGGCTCGACGAGGTGCCCGTCGTCGACGCGGCGTGGACCTACGTGCGCGAGGGGATCGCGCCCGGCGGCACGCACGCGAACTGGCGCTACTTGAACGAGCACGTCACCTACGACGACGGGATCGACAAGACGGCGCAGCTCGTGCTCTCGGACGCGCAGACGTCGGGCGGGCTGCTCATCGCGGTGGAGCCCGCCAAGGCCGAGGCGCTCCTCGAGGGGCTCACGCATCGAGGAACGCCCGCGCACCAGATCGTCGGCATGCTCGAGCAGGGGCAGGCCGGCAAGATCCGCGTGAAGGCGAAGCGCGGCTAG
- a CDS encoding ABC1 kinase family protein, producing the protein MADQKPKDKPPTSRIGRLARLASLAPRTLPFAFEGAKRVLGRSRSEEEEAAAKERMAQEVKKTAEAMLKTLGEMKGLPLKLGQMASYIDGLAPPGHEEKFQAALKKLLDKAPPLSAESAAQMIQTELGGAPEQVFEQWEREPFAAASIGQVHRAVTKSGARVAVKVQYPGIDKAIENDLKSISLLETMMSPVTKKFHAKQAIDEIRTVFMSELDYAREAEMADLFRRINANEPDIFVPEVHHGLTTRRVLTTEFAEGQGYADFCKTASQEARNRAGEAIWRFTFRSMLRYGVLYADPHPGNYRFMPDGRVAFLDFGCVKMLPPELVEDMKRYMRAAMDADWDEFDRACVEVLGYDPNDESWDLYRSYTLELMMPLTTKEAWVCSKERARETVSFLARGVRSLSFKEGELPNIPHVPKMPQDFTFVNRLQWGLASVMAGLGTVAYFRRMSEPWIREGLHPIPAA; encoded by the coding sequence ATGGCCGACCAAAAGCCCAAGGACAAGCCGCCGACCTCGCGCATCGGCAGGCTCGCTCGCCTCGCAAGCCTCGCCCCGCGCACCCTGCCCTTCGCCTTCGAGGGCGCCAAGCGCGTGCTCGGCCGATCTCGATCGGAAGAAGAAGAAGCGGCGGCGAAGGAGCGCATGGCCCAGGAGGTCAAGAAGACCGCCGAGGCGATGCTCAAGACGCTGGGCGAGATGAAGGGCCTGCCCCTCAAGCTCGGCCAGATGGCGAGCTACATCGACGGCCTCGCGCCGCCCGGACACGAGGAGAAGTTCCAGGCGGCGCTGAAGAAGCTGCTCGACAAGGCCCCGCCGCTGTCGGCCGAGAGCGCCGCGCAGATGATCCAGACCGAGCTCGGCGGCGCGCCCGAGCAGGTGTTCGAGCAGTGGGAGCGCGAGCCGTTCGCGGCGGCGAGCATCGGCCAGGTGCACCGCGCCGTGACCAAGAGCGGCGCGCGCGTGGCCGTGAAGGTTCAGTATCCCGGCATCGACAAGGCGATCGAGAACGATCTCAAGAGCATCTCGCTGCTCGAGACGATGATGTCGCCCGTCACGAAGAAGTTCCACGCCAAGCAGGCGATCGACGAGATCCGGACCGTGTTCATGTCCGAGCTCGACTACGCCCGCGAGGCCGAGATGGCGGACCTCTTCCGCCGGATCAACGCGAACGAGCCGGACATCTTCGTCCCCGAGGTGCACCACGGCCTGACCACGCGCCGCGTGCTCACCACCGAGTTCGCCGAGGGCCAGGGCTACGCCGACTTCTGCAAGACGGCGAGCCAGGAGGCGCGAAACCGCGCGGGCGAGGCGATCTGGCGGTTCACGTTCCGCTCGATGCTGCGCTACGGCGTGCTCTACGCCGACCCGCATCCGGGCAACTACCGCTTCATGCCCGACGGGCGCGTGGCCTTCCTCGACTTCGGCTGCGTGAAGATGCTCCCGCCCGAGCTCGTGGAGGACATGAAGCGCTACATGCGCGCGGCCATGGACGCGGACTGGGACGAGTTCGATCGCGCGTGCGTCGAGGTGCTCGGCTACGACCCGAACGACGAGAGCTGGGACCTTTACCGCAGCTACACGCTCGAGCTGATGATGCCCCTCACGACGAAAGAGGCGTGGGTCTGCTCGAAGGAGCGGGCGCGCGAGACCGTGAGCTTCCTGGCGCGCGGCGTGAGGAGCCTGTCGTTCAAGGAGGGGGAGCTCCCGAACATCCCCCACGTGCCCAAGATGCCGCAGGACTTCACGTTCGTGAACCGGCTGCAGTGGGGGCTCGCCTCGGTGATGGCCGGGCTCGGCACGGTGGCGTATTTTCGCCGCATGAGCGAGCCGTGGATCCGCGAGGGCCTCCACCCGATCCCCGCCGCCTGA
- a CDS encoding parallel beta-helix domain-containing protein, which yields MRLYARRCSLVLAPLCLWLLAGCTTPDTTQAADPYEGCNKVVEPGANDQEALQSALIEANEGNVVCLGEGTFKLTNEVSIAEPGLTVRGQGQDKTILDFSGQTVGANGIAITGDSVTVESFTVKNTPGDGVRATSVKDVVFRKISVTWDEAASLDNGAYGLYPVSSEGVRIEGCTVSGARDAGIYVGQSKRVLVTDSEAFGNVAGIELENTSEAEVVKCRAHDNTGGLLIFNLPNLPVQDGKHALVHDNVFENNNLDNFAEPGTIVATVPRGTGVIILAADANEIRDNTIRGNESAGVLILSYNPPAFPQDPMDPAFDRYPETNFIHDNAFADNGTNPDPSFDALVLAKPVPDVVWDGCVDGDKDNTTGALTNCLMNNGMATFASLNLCTMAGESLDSGPVTCEQPSVVPEAP from the coding sequence ATGCGCCTCTACGCCCGCCGCTGCTCGCTCGTGCTCGCCCCGCTCTGCCTGTGGCTGCTCGCCGGTTGCACCACACCCGACACGACCCAGGCCGCGGACCCATACGAGGGTTGCAACAAGGTCGTCGAGCCTGGCGCGAACGATCAGGAGGCGTTGCAGAGCGCGCTCATCGAGGCGAACGAGGGCAACGTCGTCTGCCTCGGCGAGGGCACGTTCAAGCTGACGAACGAGGTGTCCATCGCCGAGCCCGGCCTCACCGTGCGCGGCCAGGGGCAGGACAAGACGATCCTCGACTTCAGCGGTCAGACCGTGGGCGCCAACGGGATCGCGATCACGGGCGACAGCGTCACCGTCGAGAGCTTCACCGTGAAGAACACGCCGGGCGACGGCGTGCGGGCGACCAGCGTCAAGGACGTCGTCTTCCGCAAGATCAGCGTGACCTGGGACGAGGCTGCGTCGCTCGACAACGGCGCGTATGGCCTGTACCCGGTGAGCAGCGAGGGCGTGCGCATCGAGGGGTGTACCGTCAGCGGCGCGCGCGACGCGGGCATCTACGTGGGCCAGTCGAAGCGCGTGCTCGTCACGGACAGCGAGGCGTTCGGCAACGTCGCCGGCATCGAGCTCGAGAACACCTCCGAGGCCGAGGTCGTCAAGTGCCGCGCCCACGACAACACCGGCGGCCTGCTGATCTTCAACCTGCCGAACCTCCCGGTGCAGGACGGCAAGCACGCGCTCGTGCACGACAACGTCTTCGAGAACAACAACCTCGACAACTTCGCCGAGCCCGGCACCATCGTCGCCACGGTGCCGCGCGGCACGGGTGTCATCATCCTCGCGGCCGACGCGAACGAGATCCGCGACAACACCATCCGCGGCAACGAGAGCGCGGGCGTCCTGATCCTCAGCTACAACCCGCCCGCCTTCCCGCAGGACCCGATGGATCCCGCGTTCGACCGCTACCCCGAGACCAACTTCATCCACGACAACGCGTTCGCGGACAACGGCACCAACCCCGACCCGAGCTTCGACGCCCTCGTGCTCGCCAAGCCCGTGCCCGACGTGGTCTGGGATGGATGCGTCGACGGGGACAAGGACAACACGACCGGCGCGCTCACCAACTGCTTGATGAACAACGGCATGGCGACGTTCGCGAGCTTGAACCTCTGCACGATGGCGGGGGAGAGCCTCGATAGCGGGCCCGTGACGTGCGAGCAGCCCTCGGTCGTGCCCGAGGCGCCCTGA